A window of Myxococcus xanthus contains these coding sequences:
- a CDS encoding aldo/keto reductase, translated as MRASTTSAPASSAQSANQAYTLRSRKLGHLVVSELGFGCMSNSPGHYGPGVDRPQSIRVIRDAYDRGIRFFDTAEVYGPYVNEELVAEALGPVRNHVVIATKFGFKIDGTNGLDSRPERIRRVVEESLKRLKTDRIDLYYQHRVDLTVPIEDVAGTVKDLIQQGKVLHFGLSEPSARTIRRAHAVQPLAAIQTEYSLMERSVEDNGVLQACEELGIGFVPWGPLGQGFLPGKLPLDAQARFDAKTDLRKTFPRFSREVMQANQSILDFLKAFGEKKGATRAQIALAWLAAQKPWIVPIPGTTNLDHSRENLSSLNVNLTPEDLREIEAAFANITVHGGRMDAKQMDQIGKD; from the coding sequence ATGCGCGCGAGCACGACAAGCGCACCCGCCAGCTCGGCCCAATCCGCCAACCAGGCCTACACCCTGAGGTCCCGCAAGCTGGGCCACCTGGTGGTGTCGGAGCTTGGCTTCGGATGCATGAGCAACAGCCCTGGCCACTACGGTCCGGGCGTGGACCGTCCCCAGAGCATCCGTGTGATTCGCGACGCCTATGACCGCGGCATTCGCTTCTTCGATACCGCCGAGGTTTACGGCCCCTACGTGAACGAGGAACTCGTCGCCGAAGCACTGGGGCCAGTGCGCAACCACGTGGTCATCGCCACCAAGTTCGGCTTCAAAATCGACGGCACGAACGGGTTGGACAGCCGCCCCGAACGCATCCGCCGCGTGGTCGAGGAATCGCTCAAGCGCCTGAAGACGGACCGCATCGACCTCTACTACCAGCACCGCGTCGATCTGACCGTCCCCATCGAGGATGTGGCTGGCACCGTCAAGGACCTGATCCAGCAGGGCAAGGTGCTGCACTTCGGCCTGTCCGAGCCGAGCGCACGCACCATCCGCCGTGCTCACGCCGTGCAGCCCTTGGCTGCGATCCAGACCGAGTACTCGCTCATGGAACGCAGCGTGGAGGACAACGGCGTTCTGCAAGCGTGCGAGGAGCTGGGCATCGGCTTCGTGCCGTGGGGACCGCTCGGTCAAGGCTTCCTTCCCGGCAAGCTGCCCCTGGATGCACAGGCCAGGTTCGATGCGAAGACGGACCTGCGCAAGACCTTCCCCCGCTTCAGTCGGGAGGTCATGCAGGCCAACCAGTCCATCCTCGACTTCCTGAAGGCCTTCGGCGAGAAGAAGGGCGCCACGCGCGCGCAGATTGCCCTGGCCTGGCTGGCAGCACAGAAGCCTTGGATCGTCCCCATCCCCGGGACAACAAATCTCGATCACTCGCGCGAGAACCTGAGCTCGCTCAACGTCAACCTCACGCCGGAAGACCTGCGAGAAATCGAAGCGGCCTTCGCCAATATCACCGTGCATGGCGGCCGTATGGACGCGAA
- a CDS encoding LysR family transcriptional regulator has translation MQVLIVNTSLFPHLQTFLAVARTRSFSAAARDLGISRSAVSQSVRLLEGKLRVPLVARTTRSVSLTEAGRRLVESAGPAVTQVQAALTQASAKPGEVVGRVRLTVPRAAFHFVIEPVLPKFRERHPRIEVDLVFEDRMVDLVGEGFDAGVRLSEYVERDMVSVRLTDAFRFIVVGSPTYLGRHGTPGRPEDLLEHECLTFRSSTTGSLYAWEFERGRRTWRVPVRGSLVVNDGLICIRWAEQGLGLAYVMEPLVGEQLRKGSLQRVLEPYAATVPGFFLYYPSRAQSSAPLRLFVETVRELTRKPPVATKQLGP, from the coding sequence ATGCAAGTCCTAATCGTGAATACTTCCCTATTCCCTCACCTCCAAACGTTCCTCGCTGTGGCGCGCACGCGGAGCTTCAGCGCCGCAGCTCGCGACCTGGGTATCTCGCGCTCCGCAGTAAGCCAGAGCGTGCGCTTGCTCGAAGGGAAGCTTCGAGTGCCCCTCGTCGCACGCACGACGCGCAGCGTATCCCTCACAGAGGCAGGGAGGCGCCTCGTGGAGTCCGCAGGCCCAGCCGTCACACAGGTTCAAGCAGCGCTCACGCAGGCCTCTGCAAAACCAGGTGAGGTGGTGGGCCGCGTACGGTTGACAGTCCCCCGCGCCGCCTTTCATTTCGTGATTGAGCCCGTCTTGCCGAAGTTCCGGGAACGTCATCCTCGTATCGAGGTCGACCTCGTCTTCGAGGACCGGATGGTGGACCTCGTCGGCGAGGGGTTCGATGCGGGCGTTCGCCTGAGCGAGTATGTTGAGCGCGACATGGTGAGTGTTCGTCTCACCGATGCCTTTCGATTCATCGTCGTCGGCTCACCCACCTACCTAGGTAGGCACGGGACTCCAGGGCGCCCAGAAGATCTCCTCGAACATGAGTGCTTGACCTTTCGCTCGTCCACCACGGGTTCGCTCTACGCCTGGGAATTCGAACGCGGTCGCCGGACGTGGCGGGTGCCCGTCCGTGGAAGCCTTGTCGTCAACGACGGTCTGATTTGCATACGATGGGCGGAGCAAGGGCTGGGCCTCGCGTATGTGATGGAGCCTTTGGTCGGCGAGCAGCTTCGAAAGGGAAGTCTGCAGCGCGTGCTCGAGCCGTACGCCGCAACCGTTCCTGGCTTCTTCCTCTACTATCCCAGCCGCGCGCAGAGCTCAGCTCCACTTCGTCTCTTCGTCGAAACGGTCCGTGAGCTGACACGCAAGCCGCCAGTGGCCACGAAACAACTCGGGCCTTGA
- a CDS encoding zinc-dependent alcohol dehydrogenase family protein → MRATVLHKPGDVRFEERAEPKILAPTDAIIRLSATCVCGSDLWPYRGVQAVTEPTPMGHEYCGIVEEVGSAVASVKPGQFVIGSFFASDNTCPHCKAGYQTSCQHREPVSGAQAPRMRVPLADGTLVVTAEVPPDALVPSLLAVSDVFGTGWFAADAANVNPGSTVVVVGDGAVGLLAVLSAKQMGAERIIAMSRHETRQALAREFGATDIVSVRGDEGVARIKELTRGIGADSVLECVGTQESMLQAIGAARPGGFVSYVGVPHGVSLDGEKLFFSHVHLHGGPAPVRRFMPQLIDLVWSRKVNPGKVFDLTLPLEKVAEGYRAMDERRAIKALLRP, encoded by the coding sequence ATGCGTGCCACCGTTCTCCACAAGCCCGGCGACGTCCGCTTCGAGGAGCGCGCCGAGCCGAAGATTCTCGCGCCGACGGATGCCATCATCCGTCTCTCGGCTACATGTGTCTGCGGCTCGGACCTATGGCCCTACCGAGGCGTGCAGGCGGTGACTGAGCCGACGCCGATGGGGCACGAGTACTGCGGCATCGTCGAAGAGGTCGGAAGCGCTGTCGCTTCGGTCAAGCCAGGGCAGTTCGTCATCGGTTCGTTCTTCGCCTCCGACAACACGTGCCCTCACTGCAAGGCGGGTTACCAAACGTCGTGCCAGCACCGAGAGCCGGTGAGTGGGGCTCAGGCGCCAAGGATGCGAGTGCCGCTCGCCGACGGCACGCTGGTCGTGACGGCCGAGGTGCCGCCCGATGCGCTTGTGCCCAGCCTGCTGGCCGTGTCGGACGTGTTTGGTACCGGTTGGTTCGCAGCCGACGCCGCCAACGTGAATCCCGGCTCGACAGTCGTGGTCGTCGGCGACGGTGCCGTCGGGCTCCTGGCGGTACTCTCCGCGAAGCAGATGGGAGCCGAGCGCATCATCGCGATGAGCCGCCATGAGACGCGCCAGGCGCTCGCTCGTGAGTTTGGTGCCACGGACATTGTGTCCGTGCGAGGCGACGAGGGCGTTGCTCGCATCAAAGAACTGACCCGGGGGATTGGTGCCGATTCGGTGCTGGAGTGCGTGGGCACACAGGAGTCCATGCTCCAGGCTATCGGCGCCGCGAGGCCCGGAGGCTTCGTCAGCTACGTGGGCGTGCCTCATGGCGTGAGCCTGGACGGCGAGAAGCTCTTTTTCTCGCACGTTCATCTCCACGGTGGCCCTGCGCCGGTACGTCGGTTCATGCCTCAACTGATTGACCTGGTCTGGAGCAGGAAGGTCAATCCCGGGAAAGTCTTCGACCTCACCCTGCCGCTCGAGAAGGTCGCCGAGGGCTATCGCGCGATGGACGAAAGGCGCGCAATCAAGGCGCTGCTTCGCCCGTGA
- a CDS encoding DNA alkylation repair protein → MSPSLPRKGATRATDIPPDVLDALSHGEMQTATLAECMALDQARLLRAVFPELSPDALAAADAACKLGILKRMSAIGALLLEELGTAGIERSRTHAADMVRGWACFMVGARPELDLQARLATIRPLADDSHFGVREWAWMSVRRHLARELDIAIAELSAWTSSRSEYVRRFATEALRPRGVWSAHIAELQREPGRALPILSPLRADPSVYVQDSVANWLNDAAKTQPGWVRDLCDQWLRGDPADATRRICKRASRNLK, encoded by the coding sequence ATGAGTCCGTCCCTTCCCCGCAAGGGCGCGACCCGCGCCACCGACATTCCGCCTGACGTGCTGGACGCCTTGTCGCACGGCGAGATGCAGACCGCCACGCTCGCCGAGTGCATGGCGCTCGACCAGGCCCGTCTGCTGCGGGCGGTCTTTCCCGAGCTCTCCCCCGATGCATTGGCGGCCGCCGATGCAGCCTGCAAGCTCGGCATCCTCAAGCGCATGAGCGCGATCGGTGCGCTGCTGCTGGAGGAGCTCGGCACCGCCGGCATCGAGCGCTCTCGGACGCACGCCGCGGACATGGTGCGCGGCTGGGCCTGCTTCATGGTCGGCGCGCGGCCCGAGCTGGATCTGCAGGCCCGACTGGCCACCATCCGCCCGCTCGCCGATGACTCGCATTTCGGTGTGCGTGAATGGGCATGGATGTCGGTGCGGCGCCATCTGGCGCGAGAGCTGGACATCGCCATCGCCGAGCTCTCGGCCTGGACGTCTTCGCGCTCCGAATACGTGCGCCGCTTCGCAACCGAGGCCCTGCGCCCGCGCGGCGTTTGGTCCGCTCACATCGCAGAACTTCAGCGAGAACCAGGGCGGGCGCTCCCGATCCTCTCGCCGCTGCGTGCCGATCCGTCCGTCTACGTGCAGGACTCGGTAGCCAATTGGCTGAATGACGCCGCCAAGACCCAGCCCGGCTGGGTGCGCGATCTCTGCGACCAATGGCTGCGCGGCGACCCCGCCGACGCTACCCGCCGTATCTGCAAACGCGCTTCACGCAACTTGAAATGA
- a CDS encoding MarR family winged helix-turn-helix transcriptional regulator encodes MNLEQKYEALLHEAKRRQLPDVAGIRLVFQTLSLASAIDRDCAALLAPHGLSEGRFVLLFLLDAAHDALAPNKLAERAGVTRATVTGLLDGLEREALIERHYDAQDRRALRIRLTRKGKQTAKQVFDQHSRWIASLYGNLSAAERGQLTALLDKLAGNLTARKAEP; translated from the coding sequence ATGAACCTCGAGCAGAAATACGAAGCCCTCCTACACGAAGCGAAGCGGCGGCAGCTCCCAGACGTGGCCGGCATCCGGCTGGTCTTCCAGACGCTCTCGCTAGCCTCGGCGATCGACCGGGATTGCGCGGCGTTGCTCGCGCCCCACGGCCTCTCGGAGGGCCGCTTCGTGCTGCTGTTCCTGCTCGACGCCGCCCACGATGCCCTCGCACCCAATAAGCTCGCCGAGCGGGCGGGCGTGACCCGCGCCACCGTCACGGGGCTGCTCGATGGGCTGGAGCGAGAAGCACTGATCGAGCGGCATTACGACGCCCAGGATCGCCGCGCGCTGCGCATTCGTCTGACCCGCAAGGGCAAGCAGACGGCGAAGCAAGTCTTCGACCAGCACAGCCGTTGGATCGCGAGCCTGTACGGCAACCTGTCGGCGGCAGAACGCGGGCAGCTCACGGCCCTGCTCGACAAGCTCGCTGGCAACTTGACCGCGAGGAAGGCCGAGCCATGA